The window tatgtataaaGGCTTAATTTTTGATCTAATGCTGATTTGTACTTGATTTGTCATAGAGCAGAAGAAGTTACTAATTTATCttcctttttttcatttaaaGAATAGCTTCCTCTTATGTCCTGTGTTGTTATTCAAGggttattttgcatttcattgtttgcagttttatgtatcattcttaaacattatttttcattgtaactatacattaaatatatattatttaaatcatttttgcATTGagactgaaatttttattttctgctatattacaatttattttgtataatcattATGAAAGGGTTTTTCTTTATTGCATTTCTTTGTCAAAAGTTTCTGAAGTGTTCATTATAGGGTTTATATAGTTGTTCTGTATTTTGGTGGTAAATTTCTGTGTTCAAAGGCGTGTTAATACAATTatgatattgaattatttttatggataatttttaaaattaggatGGTGTATCAAGTTCTTTGTTTAAGGGTTGTGCTGTCTTTGTCATAAGTGTTCACAAGAATGGTAAAAACTTAACACACTGTGTAACCATGgttcaactttgaattttatttgctgaaagttaaaattatctaCTAGTTTGAACACAAGCCTGAAGTAGGGGagagataaaaatattgtgtgtacaaataaatacatgtaatttaaaaaacaacaaggaaCATGCAAGTATATTGAGACTGTCCTATCCACTGTACTAAaccctaaaataataacaaaacactcaaagcCATCCCTTATTATTCAGATATGTAATGTCTTCCCTTTAACTTCCTTACATTAACTGCATATACTACATCTGAAGGCAATCCTTTTAAAAGGTcaactaccctgttagaaaaataaagttgtcttagtTAAAGACAACTGTTACGTTTATAATTTCccttaacagtcttaaacacctTGATCAGTATTTGACAtagtatgttttgaatttataatttgttctgtgtgtgtgtgtgtgtgttcatatatatatatacatataaatacagataggtaatttgatgttgtttaaaTTATCTTTCTCCTTACCATTGTATTGAGCTCACACCTATTCTGCTCATGGTGTAATGGGCCTCTGGATGAATCTGATGTTGCCTGTAATGTGAGAAATATTGAGTTTAAACAGTCTGGTAGATAGTTTAAGCTCAATAAAATGATGATACTTATTTTTGTAGAAGAGACTGTTTATTGTTCTTTGGGCAAGTATACACAAGCAATATTTGTGTTAGTGAATTAATAAGAATTGTTTGTTCGTAGTTATTTTGAACccagtttttttctttcatgaactCAGTTACTAAGAGATTCTGTACtactttataatacaaatatcttaTAGAATGTTCTGTTGTTAAGTTTCTGTATTCAATTTTTCTGATACTAATGCAGCTCTACTTGaacatagtatattattaaagattCCACATAACTCACTGCATTAGCCTAAATTACACTCCCATAAAGATcttattattaagtactgtatgGAAATAAGatcagttgaaagttataaacaactatttatactgattgattaattaaatcttaattgTAAGTGTAACTCAAGATAGTTTATACAACTTCATAACTGGCTATTATTTCCAACAGTCtcttttttacattgaaatttgcattttttctgttttcatttcaggtaatatattaagttttttcaCAGATGACCTAACTACAATTAtggctgttttgtttgttgtttatttatatatatttgatatttacatataaagcaGTTTAAggctgtcaataaaatattcagttccagaccacatagaagactgaatattgtttgtgagtttgtaaaattttgtatacaaataattatttgtattcactatttgtaatcatcattattttaaattgtattgtttttttatataaatgtatatttgtgttaacaaagaaaattgtgtgtatgtcttgttggcaagtatcataaatttgatacatattaatatttatttaagttctaaattaaaatttccaacaTATTTTGAAACCATAATATGTAACAGGAGAACTCCGACGATTGGACTGTAAGAAACAATAAGGAATAAGAAGTCATCCCATTATCATAAAGTGGAGAAAGtaatttatatagatttacagcatgaaaacaacatacaaaagttttattaatacgtTCTTGTACAGAAGAAATGTAATTAGAGTTTCAATTCTCAGTAACATATAGGTATATTCTAGTAGTTGtattttaggattttttaaaGGTTGTATCCAAATGTTTATGGTTCTAATTCCTTTCAGTATTTGTTACAAATGGTCAGTGCTAGCTAGTGCAGGTATATCTGCTTCTCTAAGTGGTGAGTATAGAAGaagaattattaattactttttaatattatctgGTATATTGGCCATGTGCGTAACTAGGCACAGAGGAAACATTCCCTTTTTTGTAGTAATGAGATTTGTCTGTATCCAACTTCTTCCTTTTGTATCAACTTTAACTTATATCAACTCTTCCAATGTTTCCAATTCTGGCTTTGGTTCTTACTTGTTGTGGTGTATTTCTCCTGAGAATACGACAAAAGTAAGCCATTTTCATAAGTGACAAAAATGGTTAACAATAAGTGTCTATGTTTACACTTTCTTGATTTTGTTACTGGTCATATGATCAAGATACATTTGCAGCAGTTGAAATCGTATACTCATTAACAATTATGTATTTAAGTTTGGGATAGTTAGGTTATATTctgaaagttaaattttaaattctgttaattttttatggtttttgcagCATACTCAAAATGAGAAAAGTTGTAACTTCACTGTTctaaaaaaactgtaaatttaatatcctgtaacttttaaacagttttgaaattaaatttttcaatcttcaaagatgtgtgtgtgtgtttgattcATTCAGCagctttgtaatattactatattttataatattactatattttttagtatcattattgatgttgataaaatatttaagcaCAGATTaattgtagtgatgtaaatatGGTCTTTCAAACACAGCTTGAACTGCAAGATGAAATTAAGTCATTGGAAGGAGAAAGGAATGAATATTCAGTTAAAAACGAACATATACAGAAAGAGGTGTACAAGCTAAATGAACAATTACGTATGACCCATGAAGCCCACATGAATCAATTGACTCAGTTAAAGCAAGAAAAGGAGACTTCAGGCTGTGATCAGTTGCTCATCCAAGAAGCTCTAAGACAAGAAGTATTAAAGTTGAGAGAAGAATATGTTACTCAAAGCAGACAGTTTCCACAACAAGAGAAGTTGGCTACCCAGTTAACGGTAAATCTGAGGAATATGACTTCAGTGCATAAAACATtttgacagaaagtgttcgtacccctgcgtcctgagtggtttttttgctcataacttaaaaaccaTCATGAGTAGGcaaatagaagtataatatattataaatattatactaacacacatctacataaatctttattgaaataaaacaacaaataaattgtttataaacaaataaccaaaaataggaggagcagaaagtgttcatacagttcagaaagtgtgaaaaaattgatatttccataaaaattttgtttattttgctgaataaactacattgtaccattccagaactagacacttggttcataattactGGAATTTAGCCGGCACAAAATGTATTTTCGGCAATTTAGcgctgtctccgtcattatctgcttggtcatcatggcaaacaagAAACTGTCCAGtgatataaaataaaccaaattattgtaaaatacaagtcttgtgtttctttctggtattgctacataacttgatgtgccaaaatctactgttcaaagcataattgccaagtttaagtttataggatcaactgctaacctccctcgttctggacgccccacaaaaattccagagaaaaccaagaggaaggttctcagagaagttagtaggaaccctcgtttcacacataatgacatacagaaactggtaagggaaacttgggttgaagtaagcacctctacagttacgaacatgttacgctcttctgtgttcaaagcatgccatgctcatagaactccatatttaaagcctgttcatttagatgtatgattgaggtatgcaagaaagcatgtagataaaccctttacttattggaagaatattctttggtcagacgagactaaaatcgagcttttcggccacaatgatatTCGCTATaatttccgtaagaagggggaatgaaATCTTCTAAAGAgcaccatccctacagttaaacacggaggtgtcTTGATCATGccatggggttccttcagctcttctggtgtaagcAGCCTTAACcgcatcaacggaatcatgagaaaagaagagtacgttgatatattaggcacttgtatcaagaatgatgctcggaacttgcggcttgggtgtcgttggatcttccagcatgacagTGACCCtgagcacacatcgaaatatgtgcaatccttgttgtagaggaaccatataagcattctggagtggccatcacagtcacccgatcttaacccaattgaaaacatttggcatgagttgaattccagggttcatcagcatcatccgaaaaacttgctaAAGTTgaaggccttctgtaaagaagaatggaggaaaataccagtcaagtactgtcaaacaatcatggagggctagGAGGAGAGGTTGcgtcaagtaattcacctgaaaggctacaaaactgaccattaaagtagatgcacaaacattttctgcccctcctatgtttggttatttgtttataaacagtttattagtcattcaatttacataaaaatttatgtagatgcgtgttagtataatatatataatatactgtactttcattatcctaatcatgacactgtttaagttatgaggaaaaaaactactcacgatgcaggggtacgaacactttctgtcgtaactgtagctaTTTCTCAATCTCCAGGGTTTTCACTCTTTTCCCATCTAAGCATTGAAAATACTTGCTGTAGCCTTTTATATCCCACTCAAATTTGAATGCTCTTCGCAAATTCTCCAGATACTGTATATAAgtacctcattcagataatgttaatCACTTTTTCTTAACAAAGCATTCATCACAGGTTTCTATCAACAGGAGTGTTATGATTATTCACAACTTATGTTGTGATTTTGAACATTATTGACACtctatgattattattttttacttatgttcataaattaatttataaaatattaccagTGGGTATGAATTTTCAATTTAATGTTTCTACTACAGAGATCAACCAGATCCCTTCCCTTCACCCTTTGCTATCTGGTGTTTATCAACACTCAGTTGAAGCTGTATGTGATATAATCCTTTGTGAGATGAAGACATATGTGGACTGAGGGTGTTTCTCTGAATAGTTCTGAGGTGGCTTTTGCAAGTAACCAGGGAACAAATGGCAAGAATTTAGAGTTGCTACTTCtgatttattcttttacttaGTCAGCCTTAACAGGGGATCATTTTGATCAGTTGTCTCCAGCATCTTTCCTTCAGTTGGTTACTTGGGTTTGTGAGGTTTTGGGGGTTTCTCCTATTGTATTTGACTCTACTCCTTCCTTATTAGCAGAAAGGACAGCAAGTGATGTCTTGTTTTTTTCCCCCTTCTCCTAATATTGCTGTTTATACTGGGAGATTTGCTGCTCTGTTATGCAATGGAATAGCTGTGCCTTGACCCCCACATCTATGGGATCAGCATACTTTGGCTTATCACCTCCATGAGAATACCTGTTTAAATTCTCAATGGATGGACCCCTTTTGGACCTGTAAGGGTTTAGATTGAATCCTGAGATCACTTTAAACAGATCACATTTTCTTCCTGTTTATCTTATTATCATACTGTCCTAAGGTATTTATCCTCAATCCAACTTTTGTCTGAAGCATATCAACATTCCCTCAGCAATTTGAGGGCAAGTTGTGGATTTTGCTGACACCTACATGAGTCAGGTTGTCTTCTTCAGTTCTTTCTTTGGTTTctttgttagtttgttgttgaaatttattttgtacaaacatgtTAGAAACTATTCATTCACCATTTTCTGTCTTCAGGGAACTACAGAAAACTCCTTTTATTCATCCCATGTTATTTGCTGGAATTCCAGAGATATTAGAAGCCCAAATTTATACAGCCTGCTCACattcttatttattgttattggcTTCCTGCTTTTCTGGTGCTAATTTGGGAGTATTGGCCTGTAGGGTTTTCTGACCTCTTTCTTTGGTTCCCAGAACTGTTTGTTCCCATATTAGGATCTGTTCATATTCTCAAGGATCTTTAATTTGGGTGGACCAATTACAGTGGCTTTAGTGACTACCCTGTGGGTGAGAGAGTAGTGTGAGCATGATTAAATTACTTTCTGGACATCTGGAGTTCTTTCACCAGGGATCCATGGGTACTCTTAATTTTGTGGGCTCAAACTGTTACCTATTTATGTCCAATAGATCCACAATAAGTGGAGTTTTGTTCCCAAGCCATAAGAGAGTTGTTAATCCAAAGGTTAGTGGAGATTTGATCCTGTTTTTCTGGGATTTTATTcccatttatttattgtactcaTGAAGGTAGGAGATTAGCATTCAACCAATTTTTAGATTTTGCAATGAAATCTTTTCTCAACCTCTGGTAATTCTGTGCCATGGTTCTGGATGACCAAGTTCGATGTTACCAATAGAATTTTCTCAGAGGTTTCTCAGGTTCATGCACAAAGGTCAGATGCTGCAGTTTAGGGCTCTACCTTTTGGTCTTGCATCAGCACCTTCTGTCTTCTGCAGTGTTGTTTGAGCATTTTCTCATCACCTGCATTACTTGGGGCTGTGCACACTTCATAATATTCACATCTGGCTCCTTTTGGCTTCATCCCTTCAATTAGCTTAACAACAATCTCAGATTCTCCTTTCAGAAGCCACAGAAGCAGGCTTCTTTATTAGACTAGAGAAATCTGTTTGGTCACTCACACAATATTTTGTGCATTTGGATGTGTTTTTCAATGGTTACTTAAGTCATACACAACCAACTCCTGTGAGCCTTCAAGCCATGGAAAGAACCATCAGGCTTTTACTTATGTTTTCTTCTCTTACTACAGAGATGGTTCTCTCACTTTTGGGAATGTGGGTATACCTCAAGTCTATCATTCCTTTGAGATAGACACATATGAGATCCCTTCAGTAGTTACTGCACTGCCAGTGGGTCATGCATTCTGATCCTTTGGATCATCCCATGTCATTACCCAAGAGCAACATCATTGATTACAAATGGTGGTTGGATCACAACAACATTAGAGCATCCATTCCACCACCTCGTCCTAAGATCCATCTGTTCATAGATGCATTTCTTCAGTATTAGGGCAGCTTATCTTCAAGGTCAGAACCTCCAGGGTACTTGGACAGAAGATGTGTCTACCTTCCATATAAACATTATTGATCTCCTTGCAGTACACTGggcattgtttcaaagtctttcTCTTTCTTGAAGGGAAAAATTATAATGGTACATTCTGACAATTCTATGATGTGGTATCTCAGATTTCTTGTCTAGTAGGCACACATTCTTGAAACTATTGTTTTCATACTTTGGATCTTCTCTACTGGTTTTTAGCTTGTCATGTTCCCAGAGTGGCAAATTTAGTTGCAGATCAATTATCTCAACCCAACCAACTACTTCTAACAAAACAGGTGATACATCATGAGGTATTTTGAGTAGATTTGCTCTTATTTCAGGTCTCCAACAATCGATGCATTTGTTACTCATTGAAAACACTGGCAGTAGATACATTCATTCAGGACTGAAAAGGATTACAGCTGTATGTCTTTCCCTAAAGTTGGCTATTGCCCTGGGTTCTGACAATGATTCATTCTACTCTCTGTCATGTTCTCTTGGTTGCACCATATTGGCCAGCTGAAGCATTGTTTCTGCTTCTTCAGTATTTGCATGAATGTGTACCGCCATTGGTAATTTTGGTTGATAATTTACATGAAGCTTTCTGGTGGGGGGCATAACCCTTCTCTTTGGTCAATGTTGATTTTCTATATTATTCATGGATGGAGGTCTACTATCTCGTAATTCTGAAAGTGAAGTGGTGTTCCTTCCTGAGTACTTGGTGCAGCACAGATTCTATATAATTattgtgataactgttaaaactaaattGACATTGTATTCCAGGAACCGGTTTATAGACAAAGTTCCTTTCTTGCTGAAATAATAGAACACAAATCCAGACAAAGGAACTGGCTGAAGTTTCTTTCAAACTAAAGCTACAAATAGTAGTTAGGCAGGTGCACATAGCTAACATAAAAAGAACGTATTTTTTATGGAGACTAAAATAAACTGCCATTACATACAGAATATTGTTTAGAGATAAAATTTAGAGCAATTGTAGTCATTCTTTAGATATTAATAAGCAGTTTTATACAGTTTtgacataaacaaaaaaatactctTAAGAAATACATATACAGGGTATCTgaaaatgaatataccaaaaaaATGGTTGAGtgactttattgttatttgagataacaacaatAATTGAGTATAAAGATAAGAAGTAGGcttgtaaattttagttttaattattaatggACTTCTACAAGTCTTCCATCATTTTCTATAATTAATCTACTTCTGCATTCAAATTCTGagaaaacattttccaacacaACAGTAGGGATGGATAAGATAACTTCAAATATCTGATGTTTCAGTTCTTCAAGGTCTTTTGATTTGTTATGGtagacttttgttttcaaaaaaacttcaaaaatgaaaatttaaaggGGTTAACTTGGGTGTCCAAGAGGGCTATTTGATAGGTTCTCTTCTACCAACCCAACACTGaaaaagtttgatttaaaaactttaataattcaaGCAGAGTGAGATGGTGTTCCATCCTGTTGAAAGGTATATCTTTGTAACAAACCAGATGTTTTTTGGAGTTGTGGAATAAAGAACTCTTGCAGCATGTGCAGGTACAAATTCCCAGTAACACtatatttgtcaaaaaaaaatattaatttattttttggacACCCTGTATAGTAAACATCCTGTTTGAGGAAACTTTGATAAAGAGTGTACTCCTACAAATGTATCTGTAGATTTAGTAAAAAATTGTCTAAGTTATGAGTTACATATGTGAATTGCTTGATCTGTTGTAAAAAGTCTTACAGCTTATAGGCTATAGAACAAAAACTGTGGTCAGCAATTTCTAATTGTTAAACAATGCTCTCCATTTCTAAGGAAATTCTGACTGAACATGACTTTCAAATAGTAAagtttgtaaatgtttctgtcatTAAGTAGACCAAAATCTCGTTTTAAGCTCGACTGTAACCTTGGACAACCATACTGATTGTGaataagaagttgtttttaaactgaaatactatatttatattcattctggtgaaaaaaaaaaaagaattgcagaaaacatttaaaaccaaaTACAGAACTGCTGTCTTGGCTATCAGTTAAGTCAAACTGAAGAGAAAATATTCACATTTAAACCAGTAGAAAACATTCAGTACATTGAAAAACTCCAGAAGTAGAGATGCTAATACAAATATCCCATcttataatgaatttaaaactaaattgatTAAACATTCAGTACATTGAAAAACTCCAGAAGTAGAGATGCTAATACAAATATCCCATCTTATAATGAGTTTAAAACTAAATTGATTAAACTTCTGGATTGGATCATACTGAAAAAgctttagtttcattgttttatctattttgttATGATAGAGGGATTAGAACAAATTCCAggttgtaaaatgtatcagtatttTCTGTGTAATCTCATTAACTCCTTTTATTTTTAAGTGGATGATGTCCCAGTGAAATGATTTAAAAGCACTTAGAAGAGTGTGTTTAAGAAATTTAAGTGGTATCCCAATTAAATTTggtaaataattcaaatttacattctgtatttttataacttatttgaaTGAGCTGTCatgttttgttaaaagttttagCATGCCAATGTGAACAAATAAATTCTGCATGaaggaaatacaaaaaataatttttatcaggtAATTTTTTAATTCAGGCAATACCATGAATCAAGCTATGTgcagatgtatatatattaaaaattgtattctttACTACTGTCTTTTCATgtgatattgtttattattatgtatcaTTGATACTATCTCGGAAATTGCATCATCCTTCAGACAGCATGTAGAAGAAAGTAAAACAGTAACATCTGACTTCATAAATGCTGTATTAGTGAAACAAACTgctcaaaatgaaataattaatgaacAGCAGTTAAAAAATGCagaaaacatttggaaaacaaaatgGATGAAGAGTGCCAAAATATCAGCAAAGAATTTATGCAGAAAATGAAAGAACTAGAATTTGACCTCAAACAAAAGTTTGAGGAAGAAAAAAGTGATATAGAACAGAGATACAAGACTAAAATTtgtgaaatggaaaaatatttaaaataccaatttGAAACAGTAAAAGGTGAAGATAGAAAAAAGATAGAAAATTCATATCAGCAGAAAATTGAAATATTGAAAGAGTTGCATGCTGAtgagaaacaaactttaaaaaaattacattacgaTGAACTTCAGgctttaaaaaaagaacaaattgaaAATCTAGAAAGTTTGAGTAAACAGTTAAATGATGATTaccaaaaacatatttctttaacaaaaactCGTAAAAATGGCTTTAGTTCTGTAAGAAatctttttcaaaagaaaaataaacaaagtatcaAATGTTTGCAGCAAGACTTTGAAAAGAAGCTGAAGTTTGTCTCTCATACACTGAATATCAGTCACCAAGATGAAGTAAGTCAATTAAACAGTAAGTTCCAGAATGATGTATCTGCTGTAGAGATGGCTCACCAAGAACAGTTTCAGAGATTGGCAGAAGATATGAGGAGACACTGGGAAGTTGAAAAATCTGAACTTCAGAAACTTCATGCTGAAGAAATTGAAgcaatgaaagaaaactttaacagAGAGTTTAAACACAAGAAGCAAATAAAGCacatattgaagaaacaaataaactgaaaatgatCAGtgaaaaagttcttgaaaatataataaataatcttaagtTCTTTTGTGAAGAAAAGTCAGAGCATGCTGAATATGAAAAGCAGTCATTGAATGATATAAATAGTTTcgaattattaaaatttcaagaGGAATGTAAGAGCATCATAAGTGGTGAAAAGCAAAAGGTCATACAAAAATGTGATGAGCAGTTGAAACAAGAAATAGGAAAGTTTCATGAACaacttttagaaaaaatataaatgtttgaatgAGTCAGTCAAAGATAAATGTACAGAAatagaaaatagaataaataccatAAGTAAATCAGTTAAAGAACAGTTACAgataaaataccaaaatagtcatcATAATTTGGAAGAACACTTAAAGACTAAATGGAGTGTAGAAAAATTCAGGTTAGAAGAAGTGCATCAGGATGAAATTAACCatcttaagaaatgttttcagCAGCAATTAGAAGAAATTCAACAAAATCACCAAGAAGagttgaaaaatttagaaaagacatccaaacaaaaaatgaacagcTTGCAAGAGCTTCTTAGAAACAGTaagttatttatgtgttaaacaTCTTATAAATAGAAGTCTTGTTGAAAACAAAAGACCTGTCTTTGGAATACTAACTTTACTCTTGTTATGTATACGTGATGAAGGTTAAACAACAcccttaaatgtttattttctgcaacttttaatattttgaggCTAGCCATAATCTagagaaaatgttattattaacaacTATATCATTTGTGCAGCTGTTTCACccttgttaattaaaatatagaatgtgTAGCTGCTTTACATTGTACCATAATCTGCAATAGTTTAAAGTGAGTGAAAGTACCAGtaaatttaaaaacctgatatttgCAGTTATTTTAAACAGTCTTGGTTTGAATTGTACATATATTAGATTGAATCTAATACGATCAGtatggtattactatcaaagaaacaCAGTCAAATAAGTAAGAATAGGAGGCTCATTAAGCATGTGGTAACCACAAGACATTGACCAGTGACTGCAACAACTTTAACAGTTAACAACCTTTATTTCTTTCTTCTCAGTCAGGAATGATCTATTACACTACAACCTTCAACTCATTTGCTTTGAGTATTACTTTCCATTTGGATTTCATTCTCAAGTCTGTTTCTTTCGATCTCTTTATGCcagcatttcttgtttttttttatgttctcaCTTTCTGATCCATTAACCTTGGGTTTATCTTTTATTCTTGCCCGTTGTTAATTTTATGCTGCTTGCTTTAGCTAATAGGATACATTCTCATACCCAAATGCCTCATCCCCCTCAAATTTGTGACtctattgttttgatttttatgctTTCATCTGTACTTTTTCTCTATTCCCTGGGGATTGAACCTTTTACACCTGTATCTGAGACACTTCTTAGTGCATTTATAGACATTCATTCTCTTCTTTTTTTGGCCTCTTCCATTTTTTTATGCTCTGTTTTCCCACACTTCGAGT of the Tachypleus tridentatus isolate NWPU-2018 chromosome 13, ASM421037v1, whole genome shotgun sequence genome contains:
- the LOC143237357 gene encoding uncharacterized protein LOC143237357; translation: MARAVRKQQKTRRKAKGIENCNLELQDEIKSLEGERNEYSVKNEHIQKEVYKLNEQLRMTHEAHMNQLTQLKQEKETSGCDQLLIQEALRQEVLKLREEYVTQSRQFPQQEKLATQLTQLEEIQQNHQEELKNLEKTSKQKMNSLQELLRNKLLELQAEKGKPLSNDLHSSLEEEKHKQTDLIKQLFQLCNMCFELEMTLLLTKGDLSDSKEGLVQCQKQMEEYLYVNKLCLDNFL